Part of the bacterium BMS3Abin11 genome, CGCGCAGCCGGTTAGGAGTATAAAAATGTCCAGGCATACCATGAACATCGAAATCATTGACGAGCATTTTGAATTCACCCTCGCCGACCTCTGCCAATGCTGTGCGGTGCAGGCAGAAACCATCATCGCCATGGTTGAAGAAGGCATGCTGTCGCCCGCAGGATCATCACCCGCTGACTGGCGCTTCACCGGCATCGCCCAACGACATGTAGAAATCACCTTACATCTGCAAAGAGATTTACGCGT contains:
- a CDS encoding chaperone-modulator protein CbpM is translated as MSRHTMNIEIIDEHFEFTLADLCQCCAVQAETIIAMVEEGMLSPAGSSPADWRFTGIAQRHVEITLHLQRDLRVNLPGAALALELMEEIDMLRRQLQRKG